The following DNA comes from Novosphingobium sp. PP1Y.
TTTGAAGGTCGCTCTGTCGATCGGCGTGCAGCGCATGGTCCGTTCCGACCTCGCCGGATCCGGTGTCATGTTCTCGATCGACACGGAGACGGGCTTCCCGAGAACAGTCGTGGTCAGCGCCGCCTGGGGGCTGGGTGAGACCGTCGTTCAGGGAAGCGTGAATCCCGACAAATATCTGGTCTTCAAGCCGCTGCTCGATGAGCCGCGAGTACGCCCGATCATCGAGCGCACATTGGGCGAAAAGGAACGCAAGCTTGTCTATGCACGGGGCGGCAGCGCGCGCACCGTGCTTCGCGATACGACAAGGCGCGAGCGCGAGTCCTTTGTACTCGACGATGAAGAAGTGCTCCAGCTGGCGCGTTGGGCCATGCTCATCGAAGACCATTATGGCCGGCCAATGGACATGGAATGGGCCAAGGACGGCGAGACGGACGAATTGTTCATTGTCCAGGCGCGTCCCGAGACGGTGCAGTCCAGCCGCCACACCGCCAGGTTGAGATCCTATCGCCTGAAAGAGAAGGGCAAGACGTTGCTCACCGGCTCGGCGATCGGTGAGGCGATCGCGACCGGTGCGGTATGCATCATTCGCAGCCCTGCCGATATCGACCGTTTCAGGGACGGTGCGATCCTCGTGACGGAGATGACCGATCCCGACTGGGTGCCGGTCATGAAGCGCGCTGCGGGCATTGTCACCGATCATGGCGGTACGACGAGCCACGCGGCGATCGTCAGCCGCGAACTCGGTGTGCCGGCGATCGTTGGCACCGGTAACGGCACCGATGTGCTGAGCGAAGGCCAGGCGATAACCTTGTCCTGCGCGGAAGGCGATCGTGGCCACGTTTACGAGGGCGCGCTCGCCTTCGATGCCGAAGATATTGATCTTGCCGCAATACCCGATACTCGCACCGCGATCATGGTGAACCTTGCAAGTCCGGCGGCCGCATTGCGCTGGTGGCGTCTGCCGGCAAAGGGCGTCGGGCTAGCCCGTATGGAGTTCATCGTCAGCAATGCGATCAAGGCGCATCCGATGGCCTTGCTGCACCCCGAGCGCGTCACCGACGCTTCCGAGCTGCGCCAGATTCGCGCGCTGACCTCGGGGTTTGCCAATCCGGCCGAATTCTTCATCGAGACGCTCGCACTTGGCATCGCCAAGATCGCCGCGGTTTACCACCCATATCCCGTGATCGTGCGGTTGAGCGACTTCAAGACGAATGAGTATGCCCATCTCCTGGGCGGAGCCGCCTTCGAGCCGAGCGAAGAAAATCCGATGCTCGGGTTCCGGGGCGCCTCGCGCTATTATGATGAACGCTATCGCGAAGGCTTTGCGCTTGAATGTCGCGCGCTGAAACGTGTTCGCGAGGACATCGGCTTTCGCAATGTCATCGTCATGGTGCCTTTCTGCCGGACACCTGCAGAGGCGGATCGTGTGCTGGAAGTGATGGCGGAAAATGGGCTCGCTCGGGGCGGCGCCGACCTCGAAGTCTACATGATGTGCGAGATCCCGTCGAACGTCATCCTTGCCGAGCAGTTCGCGACGCGTTTCGACGGGTTTTCGATCGGCAGCAACGATCTGACCCAGTTGACGCTTGGCGTCGACCGCGACTCGGGCGATCTTGCACCGTTGTTCGATGAACGAAGTGAAGCAGTCACCCGCTTGATCGACGAGGCCATCGTCAAGGCCCATGATGCCGGAATCAAGGTCGGCATCTGCGGACAGGCTCCCAGCAACTATCCCGAGTTCGCGGCTTTTCTCGTGCAGGAGGGTATCGATTCAATCTCGCTCAATCCGGACAGCTTCGTGGCGACGATCCGCCATGTCGCCGAGGTCGAGCGAGCACTCGCGTCCGGAAGCCGAACCGACACTGCGACCCGCAGCACTGAAACCGCGCAATAGAATGAGGCCATGACCCTCTGCGGGCGAACTCACCCTGCGCTGCCCAACGGCTTGGCGTTCTGGATCGTGCAGCAGTGTCGGATCGCTCTCTGCACGAATCCCACAGACCTCGGCGCCCTGGGGAGCAAGCGTCCACCACGCGGACGATGAAGGTATATCGACGTGAATCGCACACGAGCTCGACCGCGCAGGATTCCCGGCAAGCAATACAGCCGGTGGAGCGACGGTGCGAACCATGCTGTGGAGGCGTTGCGGTCCCGGATTTTCGATTTCGCGTGGGCGCTATGGACAGCGCTGTTCGCGCCGGTGATTCCGCTCTTGTGGCTTGCCGGCTCGCCGCCACGGCTTGTCCGCAAGCTCACGCGGATCTGGGCGCGGGGCGTGCTTGTCGAACTCGCCTGGATCGTCGGGCTCAACTATGTCGAACAAGGGCGCGGCCACATTCCGCATGAACCCTGCCTCATCATCTGCAACCATCAGTCGACCTGGGAGACGCTGGCGGCGCTCGTGCTGTTTCCCGATGTCGCGATTATCGCGAAACGAGAGCTGCTGCGAATCCCGGTGCTGGGTTGGTTCCTGCGCCGGTCGCCGATGATTATCATAGACCGTTCCGACGGTGCGGCGGCGCTTCGGACGATGATAGAGGAGGGCACTGCCGCGCTCGCCGACGGGCGATCGGTGCTGATCTTTCCGGAAGGAACGCGCAGATGTCCGAGTGAACCGATCCAATTCAAGCGCGGCGTCGATCTGCTCTACAAGAGGTTGGGCGCGCCGGCTTTGCCTGTCGTCGTCGATTCGGGGAAGTTCTGGGGTGTCGCTTCTCGTCGCAAACGGCGGGGCACGATTACGGTGACCTATCTTTCCCTCATCCCGGCCGGGTTGAGCCTGGCCGATTTCGCTCGCCACGGCGAGCAGCAGATGCAGGCGGTGCATGCGGCTGCATCGCTGGTCGAATAGGGTCGATGCATGTTATTCTCTCTTCGCTGGGAGCGGTCCGCCGATTTAGAGAAGCGGACTGAGCAAACGGGCGACATTCTCGACAGTCTTCGCGAGCAACGGACGCTGACTCCATTGCTCCGGTGCCAAGCGCTCGCCTCTCGCGATATTGAGTGCCTGTTCCGCCTGAAGGCCCGCAGTCGCGGTCCTATCGTAGATGATCAAGCTGGCTTCACCGTTCAACAGGAAGGAACGTATATCGATGTTGCTTGAACCGATAACGGCGATTTCGTCGTCGATGGTGAGGTGCTTGGCATGGAGAAAGC
Coding sequences within:
- the ppsA gene encoding phosphoenolpyruvate synthase; translated protein: MNAEPVYILGFDDPAAGDVATVGGKNASLSNMVRTMRSAGLAVPDGFATTACAFRDYIDANGIESSLRAQIAAFQAGRAPLHQTGETIRRLFLEGEFPTAMAEAIREAYQGLSRAAGVDELGVAVRSSATAEDLPDASFAGQQETFLNVRGERELLDACRRCFASLFTDRAISYREAKNFDHLKVALSIGVQRMVRSDLAGSGVMFSIDTETGFPRTVVVSAAWGLGETVVQGSVNPDKYLVFKPLLDEPRVRPIIERTLGEKERKLVYARGGSARTVLRDTTRRERESFVLDDEEVLQLARWAMLIEDHYGRPMDMEWAKDGETDELFIVQARPETVQSSRHTARLRSYRLKEKGKTLLTGSAIGEAIATGAVCIIRSPADIDRFRDGAILVTEMTDPDWVPVMKRAAGIVTDHGGTTSHAAIVSRELGVPAIVGTGNGTDVLSEGQAITLSCAEGDRGHVYEGALAFDAEDIDLAAIPDTRTAIMVNLASPAAALRWWRLPAKGVGLARMEFIVSNAIKAHPMALLHPERVTDASELRQIRALTSGFANPAEFFIETLALGIAKIAAVYHPYPVIVRLSDFKTNEYAHLLGGAAFEPSEENPMLGFRGASRYYDERYREGFALECRALKRVREDIGFRNVIVMVPFCRTPAEADRVLEVMAENGLARGGADLEVYMMCEIPSNVILAEQFATRFDGFSIGSNDLTQLTLGVDRDSGDLAPLFDERSEAVTRLIDEAIVKAHDAGIKVGICGQAPSNYPEFAAFLVQEGIDSISLNPDSFVATIRHVAEVERALASGSRTDTATRSTETAQ
- a CDS encoding 1-acyl-sn-glycerol-3-phosphate acyltransferase, whose product is MEALRSRIFDFAWALWTALFAPVIPLLWLAGSPPRLVRKLTRIWARGVLVELAWIVGLNYVEQGRGHIPHEPCLIICNHQSTWETLAALVLFPDVAIIAKRELLRIPVLGWFLRRSPMIIIDRSDGAAALRTMIEEGTAALADGRSVLIFPEGTRRCPSEPIQFKRGVDLLYKRLGAPALPVVVDSGKFWGVASRRKRRGTITVTYLSLIPAGLSLADFARHGEQQMQAVHAAASLVE